From Tripterygium wilfordii isolate XIE 37 chromosome 13, ASM1340144v1, whole genome shotgun sequence, the proteins below share one genomic window:
- the LOC120013951 gene encoding D-galacturonate reductase-like → MTIIPEVSIGSNGQTMPIIGMGTASNPPVDPEATKRAILDAIKTGYRHFDTALVYGTEAALGEAIAEALTTGLVKSREELFITSKLWCSFMDRRLVLPAIKTSLGNLKLEYLDLYLIHWPLKLSQSVDRVPFPKEEISAADMESVWEGMEECLALGLTKSIGVCNFSSKRLDQLLSFAKIPPAVNQVELNPFWQQKELRNFCKTKSILLTAYSPLAAPAKPTVESDVLGEIAKAKGKTIAQVSLKWIYEQGVSLIPKSFNKERMKENLDIFGWSFTEEELNKISLLPQRKTCFLKSFMEPHHQVLEIDAEI, encoded by the exons ATGACAATAATTCCAGAGGTTTCAATTGGCTCCAATGGCCAGACTATGCCGATTATTGGTATGGGAACTGCTTCAAATCCCCCAGTAGATCCGGAAGCCACAAAGCGCGCCATTCTTGATGCGATCAAGACAGGTTATCGCCACTTCGACACAGCTCTTGTGTACGGAACGGAGGCAGCTCTTGGTGAAGCCATCGCAGAGGCGTTGACTACCGGGCTCGTAAAATCCAGAGAAGAACTCTTCATCACGTCCAAACTTTGGTGTAGCTTCATGGATAGGCGCCTTGTCCTGCCTGCAATCAAGACTAGTCTCgg GAATTTGAAGCTGGAGTATCTTGATCTTTATCTGATTCACTGGCCATTGAAGTTGAGCCAAAGCGTGGATCGAGTCCCATTCCCAAAAGAAGAAATATCTGCGGCGGATATGGAGTCAGTTTGGGAAGGCATGGAAGAGTGTCTGGCTCTTGGCCTCACCAAATCCATTGGTGTCTGTAACTTCTCCTCCAAAAGGCTTGACCAACTTCTTTCTTTTGCCAAAATCCCTCCAGCAGTCAATCAG GTGGAGCTGAACCCATTCTGGCAGCAAAAAGAGCTAAGAAACTTCTGCAAAACCAAGAGCATCCTCCTCACAGCTTATTCTCCCTTGGCTGCACCAGCCAAACCAACGGTGGAAAGTGATGTGCTTGGAGAAATTGCCAAGGCAAAAGGAAAAACAATTGCCCAG GTTTCTCTTAAATGGATTTATGAGCAAGGTGTGAGCTTGATACCAAAGAGCTTCAATAAGGAGAGGATGAAAGAGAATCTTGATATTTTTGGTTGGTCATTCACTGAGGAAGAACTGAATAAGATCAGTCTGCTTCCTCAGCGCAAAACTTGCTTTCTGAAATCGTTCATGGAGCCTCATCATCAAGTACTTGAGATCGATGCAGAGATTTGA